In one window of Chryseobacterium sp. JV274 DNA:
- the ccoG gene encoding cytochrome c oxidase accessory protein CcoG gives MSDIEEIEVRGGQGQVLDPETYRDSIGTMEQSGKRRWVFPRKPKGKYTNYRNIVSYLLLIIYFSLPFIKINGNPLLLFNVIDREFFIFGQPFYPQDFFILTLGAIASLIFIIVFTIAFGRIFCGWICPQTIFMESIFRKIEYLIEGDRNKQMKLDRQEWNSEKIWKRSLKWTVYIIISLVITHFMFMYIVGYEEVFKIIGEGPFAHPTNFIVMILLTAAFYFVFAWFREQVCTLVCPYGRLQGVLIDKDTINVFYDFKRGENRSKWRKGEDRKAAGKGDCIDCHQCVVVCPTGIDIRDGQQLECINCTACIDACDEVMEKVGLPKGLIRYASENEIEKQTQFKFTGRMKGFTVFLFLLVGFLGYLLYSRGEMEAKFIKPAGSTFFVKEGKITNTYNYTFLNKTNEKKIVTIKVMEPAHGEITYSASSKIQVDRDKISKGTINISFPEDEMKLSKQNITIGVYDMKGKLIDSYQTYFEGPFKLQF, from the coding sequence ATGTCAGACATAGAAGAAATAGAAGTACGCGGCGGACAGGGACAGGTTCTGGACCCTGAAACTTACAGAGATTCTATAGGGACAATGGAGCAATCCGGAAAAAGAAGATGGGTATTCCCAAGAAAGCCTAAAGGGAAATATACCAACTATAGAAACATTGTAAGCTATTTATTATTAATTATTTATTTTTCATTACCATTCATCAAAATCAATGGTAATCCATTATTATTGTTCAATGTCATAGACAGAGAATTTTTCATCTTTGGACAGCCTTTCTATCCACAAGACTTTTTTATCCTTACTTTAGGTGCTATTGCCTCTTTAATCTTTATTATTGTTTTTACGATTGCGTTCGGAAGAATTTTCTGCGGGTGGATTTGCCCTCAGACAATTTTTATGGAATCGATCTTCCGTAAAATAGAATATCTGATTGAAGGTGACAGAAACAAGCAGATGAAGCTGGACAGACAAGAGTGGAACAGTGAAAAGATCTGGAAAAGAAGTTTAAAATGGACTGTTTATATCATTATTTCATTGGTGATCACCCACTTTATGTTCATGTACATCGTAGGATATGAAGAGGTATTTAAAATCATTGGTGAAGGACCATTTGCACATCCTACCAATTTTATCGTAATGATTCTTCTTACTGCTGCATTTTACTTTGTATTTGCATGGTTCAGAGAGCAGGTTTGTACATTGGTATGCCCATATGGAAGACTTCAAGGAGTATTAATTGATAAAGATACGATCAACGTTTTCTATGACTTCAAAAGAGGAGAAAACAGATCAAAATGGAGAAAAGGCGAAGACCGTAAGGCTGCCGGCAAAGGAGATTGTATCGACTGCCATCAATGTGTAGTGGTATGCCCTACCGGGATTGACATCCGAGACGGACAGCAATTGGAATGTATAAACTGTACAGCATGTATTGATGCCTGTGATGAAGTGATGGAAAAAGTAGGGCTTCCAAAAGGACTGATCCGATATGCTTCTGAAAACGAAATTGAAAAACAGACCCAATTTAAGTTTACAGGAAGAATGAAAGGATTTACTGTATTCCTATTCCTTCTTGTAGGATTCTTAGGGTACCTTCTGTACAGCCGCGGCGAGATGGAAGCTAAATTCATCAAACCGGCAGGAAGTACATTCTTTGTAAAAGAGGGTAAAATTACCAATACCTATAATTATACTTTCCTTAATAAAACGAACGAGAAAAAAATCGTTACCATCAAAGTAATGGAGCCGGCACATGGTGAGATTACTTATAGTGCATCAAGCAAGATTCAGGTAGACCGGGATAAAATTTCTAAAGGGACCATTAATATCAGCTTCCCGGAAGATGAAATGAAACTATCCAAACAGAATATTACCATTGGCGTTTACGATATGAAAGGAAAACTGATTGATTCATATCAGACTTATTTTGAAGGGCCATTCAAACTGCAATTTTAA
- a CDS encoding FixH family protein: MKNFSWGHGVVIALFAFIVFILSMLFLFPNGQKNSEMVTDNYYEEELKYQDVIDAKKKADELPEKPAYSQDPKGIKITFPKDYNNSNTTVKFVLNRTDDQNLDIKKSVQLDASQSFIIPSQVLKMGNYTLRLSWITNKTDYRMDYDVIWK; the protein is encoded by the coding sequence ATGAAGAACTTTAGTTGGGGACACGGTGTTGTAATTGCATTATTTGCATTCATAGTTTTTATATTATCTATGTTATTTCTCTTTCCAAACGGACAGAAGAACTCTGAAATGGTAACAGATAATTATTATGAAGAAGAGTTGAAATATCAGGATGTCATTGATGCCAAGAAAAAAGCAGATGAATTACCGGAAAAACCTGCATACAGCCAGGATCCTAAGGGAATTAAAATTACTTTTCCAAAAGATTACAACAACTCAAATACTACGGTAAAATTTGTTTTAAACAGAACCGACGACCAGAATTTAGATATCAAAAAATCTGTACAGCTTGATGCCAGCCAGTCTTTCATTATCCCTTCACAGGTATTGAAAATGGGTAACTATACACTAAGACTGAGTTGGATAACAAATAAAACAGACTACAGAATGGATTATGATGTGATATGGAAATAG
- a CDS encoding sulfite exporter TauE/SafE family protein, whose translation MEIGLIVSAIALGFASGFHCIGMCGPIALSMGLTKKQAANFYLQNLTYQFGRIFTYSLLGALLGIIGQGFEMAGFQKYLTITAGVLLIIMAVFSFGGKDFASKIPFLSKFLYTVKMNLGRLLQKADYRSRFTTGLLNGFLPCGMVYMALTASLAGGGIWQGALYMALFGLGTLPFMFAIVLAGNLMNQAFRVKVLKAVPVIMIILGGLFILRGLELGIPYVSPKAEAMTISKDPNGAVNCH comes from the coding sequence ATGGAAATAGGACTTATTGTATCGGCTATTGCTTTAGGCTTTGCTTCCGGTTTTCACTGTATCGGAATGTGTGGTCCTATTGCCCTATCGATGGGATTAACCAAAAAACAGGCAGCCAACTTCTACCTTCAGAACCTTACCTATCAATTCGGGAGAATATTCACCTATTCATTATTGGGTGCACTTCTTGGAATTATCGGGCAAGGATTTGAAATGGCAGGCTTTCAGAAATATCTTACTATTACAGCAGGTGTTCTTCTGATTATCATGGCTGTATTTTCCTTTGGTGGAAAAGATTTTGCCTCAAAGATTCCTTTCCTATCCAAATTTCTGTATACTGTAAAAATGAATCTGGGAAGACTACTTCAGAAAGCGGACTACCGATCAAGATTTACCACGGGGCTTCTTAATGGCTTTTTACCATGTGGAATGGTTTACATGGCGCTTACAGCAAGTCTTGCAGGCGGAGGAATATGGCAGGGAGCTTTATATATGGCTTTATTTGGATTGGGAACCCTTCCGTTCATGTTTGCTATTGTTTTGGCTGGAAATCTCATGAATCAGGCATTCAGGGTAAAGGTTTTGAAAGCCGTTCCTGTAATTATGATCATTTTAGGAGGATTATTCATTCTAAGAGGTCTTGAGCTGGGAATTCCATATGTTTCCCCGAAAGCAGAAGCAATGACAATCTCTAAAGATCCAAACGGAGCTGTCAACTGCCATTAA
- the serS gene encoding serine--tRNA ligase has protein sequence MLQVNFLRDNKERVLEGLKKRQFKNLELVDEAIAADDERKRIQFELDSQLSEINKISKEIGLLMKEGKKEEAESAKSKTAQYKESSSELKSQLEGKENDLLNVLYQLPNIPNELVKSGASADDNEMIFQSHPVEGLGEGAIPHWELAKKYNLIDFELGVKIAGAGFPVYLGKGARLQRALVQYFLDKNVEKGYTEVNPPHVVNEASGFGTGQLPDKEGQMYYINEDKLYLIPTAEVPVTNLYRDVLLDEKDLPIKNTAFSQCYRREAGSYGAHVRGLNRLHQFEKVEIVRIEKPENSYAVLEEMVEHIKEILTDLELPFRVLRLCGGDTGFASAMTYDFEVWSAAQEMWLEVSSVSNFETFQANRLKCRYKGDGKSQLVHTLNGSAMALPRIMAALLENNQTAEGIKLPKKIAEYARFEIIN, from the coding sequence ATGTTACAAGTCAATTTTTTGCGCGACAATAAAGAACGCGTTTTAGAAGGTCTTAAGAAAAGACAATTCAAAAATCTTGAGTTGGTAGACGAGGCTATCGCTGCCGACGACGAAAGAAAAAGAATCCAGTTTGAACTAGATTCCCAATTATCGGAAATCAACAAAATTTCGAAAGAAATCGGGCTTTTGATGAAAGAAGGGAAAAAAGAAGAAGCGGAATCTGCAAAATCTAAAACAGCACAATACAAAGAGTCGAGCTCAGAATTGAAGTCCCAGTTAGAAGGTAAGGAAAACGACTTACTGAATGTCCTGTACCAGCTTCCAAACATTCCAAATGAATTGGTAAAAAGCGGAGCTTCTGCTGATGATAACGAAATGATTTTTCAATCTCATCCGGTAGAGGGTCTTGGTGAAGGAGCTATTCCTCACTGGGAACTTGCAAAAAAATATAATCTTATTGATTTTGAATTAGGGGTTAAAATTGCAGGAGCAGGATTCCCTGTTTATTTAGGAAAAGGAGCAAGATTACAGAGAGCTTTGGTTCAGTATTTCTTAGATAAAAACGTAGAGAAAGGATATACAGAAGTGAATCCTCCTCACGTAGTCAATGAAGCATCTGGATTTGGAACCGGGCAGTTACCTGATAAAGAAGGGCAGATGTATTATATCAATGAAGATAAATTGTACCTGATTCCTACAGCAGAAGTTCCTGTAACGAACCTTTACCGTGATGTATTGCTTGATGAGAAAGATCTTCCCATCAAAAATACGGCATTCTCTCAATGCTACAGAAGAGAAGCAGGAAGCTACGGAGCTCACGTAAGAGGCTTGAACCGTCTTCATCAGTTTGAAAAAGTAGAAATTGTAAGAATTGAAAAGCCTGAAAATTCTTATGCTGTTTTGGAAGAAATGGTAGAGCATATCAAAGAAATCCTTACAGATCTTGAGCTTCCGTTCAGAGTATTAAGACTTTGCGGAGGGGATACTGGTTTTGCATCTGCAATGACCTATGATTTCGAAGTATGGAGTGCTGCTCAGGAAATGTGGCTGGAAGTAAGTTCTGTTTCTAATTTTGAAACGTTCCAGGCGAACAGATTGAAATGCCGTTACAAAGGAGATGGTAAATCTCAATTGGTTCATACCCTGAACGGATCTGCAATGGCATTGCCAAGAATTATGGCGGCATTGCTTGAGAATAACCAGACAGCGGAAGGAATCAAACTTCCTAAGAAGATTGCAGAATATGCAAGATTTGAAATAATCAACTAA
- the asnB gene encoding asparagine synthase (glutamine-hydrolyzing) — protein MCGISGYYSFHKSISSTNILEMNQVIKHRGPDDEGFWLYDHDQGISFSGNDSTPKIKEQFSVLQERSSEIALGFRRLSIIDLSEKGHQPMLSENEQIIVTFNGEIYNFKKLRKELEALGHSFRSNSDTEVILKGYQEWGNSTFVKLDGMFAICIVDLINKKLILARDRVGMKPLFYHQSEEGLVWASEIKALLKNEFVKPEINWNGVYTNFLFQTTLAPRTCFQDILSLEPASFMTIDLADQKITKEKFWTLPSPSVKGVSEEEAVRKIDELLSESISEQLYADVPVALMMSGGIDSTLIASKSKPFNPDINTYTISYPFSEEEVKNASLAARHFGVLHEIKEVNDDEALEHLKENIQHFEEPYSSFEVLINAAKYAHDKDLKVVLSGNGADELFAGYSHTLKLNRWLLMRNFNFVRPFIFTKDKFSQRVKNYFSQDDMFDFFRQSQISMMPLEAKALIQPDIYAKIDVKLSKYHASERKNYSGYFEYDMKYSLSSHHVFRDDLSAMKYSVEFRYPYLSNSLINYVASLPEHIRFNGIQNKPLLRKTAEKYLPESVLNMPKKGFSFPVYYFIKNEKRVRDFIVENLNSLKKRNFFNAVVIDEWWNHQKQEYDWVKIWQLVTFELWYQKYFEK, from the coding sequence ATGTGCGGAATCAGCGGTTATTATTCATTTCATAAAAGTATTTCCTCTACAAATATTCTGGAAATGAATCAGGTGATCAAACATCGTGGACCGGATGATGAAGGATTCTGGCTGTATGATCATGACCAGGGAATTTCTTTTTCAGGAAATGATTCTACCCCGAAAATTAAAGAACAGTTTTCAGTTTTACAGGAAAGAAGTTCCGAGATTGCCTTGGGTTTCCGCAGATTATCCATTATCGATCTTTCTGAAAAAGGCCATCAGCCGATGCTTTCAGAGAATGAGCAGATCATTGTTACTTTTAATGGTGAGATTTATAATTTTAAAAAATTAAGAAAAGAGCTTGAGGCTTTAGGTCATTCTTTCCGAAGTAACTCCGATACTGAAGTTATCCTTAAGGGGTATCAGGAATGGGGAAATTCAACCTTTGTGAAGCTTGATGGAATGTTTGCGATCTGTATTGTTGATCTTATCAATAAAAAATTGATACTGGCAAGAGACAGGGTAGGGATGAAGCCGCTCTTTTACCATCAAAGTGAAGAAGGATTGGTTTGGGCTTCAGAAATAAAAGCGTTGTTGAAAAATGAATTTGTAAAACCTGAAATCAACTGGAATGGGGTGTATACCAATTTTCTTTTTCAAACGACATTGGCTCCACGAACCTGCTTTCAGGATATTTTATCCCTGGAACCTGCTTCTTTTATGACCATTGATTTAGCAGATCAAAAAATTACGAAAGAAAAATTCTGGACACTGCCTTCTCCTTCTGTGAAAGGTGTTTCGGAAGAAGAAGCCGTAAGAAAAATAGATGAACTTCTTTCTGAAAGTATATCAGAACAATTATATGCGGATGTTCCCGTAGCATTGATGATGAGTGGTGGAATAGATTCTACGTTAATTGCTTCAAAATCAAAACCTTTTAATCCTGATATCAATACATACACCATCTCCTACCCGTTTTCTGAAGAAGAAGTGAAAAATGCATCGCTGGCTGCCAGACATTTTGGTGTGTTGCATGAAATAAAAGAAGTGAATGATGATGAAGCACTGGAGCATCTTAAAGAAAATATTCAGCATTTTGAAGAACCTTACAGCAGTTTTGAAGTCTTGATCAATGCGGCGAAATATGCACATGATAAAGATTTAAAAGTGGTATTAAGCGGAAATGGTGCCGATGAGCTCTTTGCCGGCTATTCTCATACCTTGAAGCTGAATAGATGGCTGTTGATGAGGAATTTTAATTTTGTAAGACCTTTTATTTTTACAAAAGACAAATTTTCGCAACGGGTAAAAAACTACTTCTCCCAGGATGATATGTTTGATTTTTTCAGACAGAGCCAGATCAGCATGATGCCTCTTGAAGCCAAAGCTCTCATCCAACCAGATATTTATGCTAAAATTGATGTAAAGCTCTCAAAATACCATGCTTCAGAAAGAAAAAACTATTCCGGGTATTTTGAATACGATATGAAATATTCTTTGTCTTCCCATCATGTATTCAGGGATGATCTGAGTGCGATGAAATACAGTGTGGAATTTCGGTATCCTTACCTGAGCAACAGTTTGATCAATTATGTAGCTTCACTGCCTGAACATATTAGATTTAATGGAATTCAGAACAAACCATTACTGCGTAAAACAGCTGAAAAATATCTTCCTGAATCAGTTTTGAATATGCCTAAGAAAGGATTTTCTTTTCCGGTTTATTATTTCATTAAAAATGAAAAAAGAGTAAGGGATTTCATTGTTGAAAATCTTAATAGCTTAAAAAAGAGAAATTTTTTTAACGCTGTAGTGATTGATGAATGGTGGAATCACCAAAAGCAAGAGTATGACTGGGTGAAAATCTGGCAGCTGGTTACTTTTGAACTGTGGTATCAGAAATATTTTGAAAAATAA
- a CDS encoding polysaccharide biosynthesis C-terminal domain-containing protein: MQLTIIKTFVSRFLILILSFGLVIYSTNMWGSEGKGTISIVVANAAAVSFFSSIFSGSSASYFASRFKIEKVLLFAYLWSLLTGLLIPFLFSLASIQSEYILYLIGISVFSSLLSTNISLFIGTQDIRKFNVYTVLQQLVHIIFIGILVYLFGKKDVSVYFLAQIGCLALLFLTSFFQIIKKCNLSEISFSKDVARNMFEYGWKTQLSAFVQFLNYRLSFYFLEYFEGIASVGIFSIGVTFSEAIWTITRSIAVVLYSDVVNSKSREESVGKTKDSLKLTFILMIGFVLGIIIIPSQIYEIIFGREFRHTKEIMLLLSPGIFAIAVSDMVGHYFSGMRELKILNVKSIVGLVVTVVFSFIAIPRWGILGACLATTSSYLVSAFLLFRKFYSSTTFSLKDYMVSKEEIQLLKEKFLKK, from the coding sequence ATGCAGCTTACTATTATTAAAACTTTTGTCTCACGTTTTCTTATTCTGATCCTGAGTTTCGGACTGGTGATCTATTCTACGAATATGTGGGGCAGCGAAGGAAAGGGAACCATTTCTATTGTGGTTGCCAATGCCGCTGCAGTGAGTTTTTTCAGCAGTATCTTTTCAGGAAGCAGTGCTTCCTATTTTGCATCAAGGTTTAAAATAGAAAAAGTTTTATTATTTGCCTATCTGTGGTCGCTCCTAACAGGGCTTTTAATTCCTTTTTTATTCAGCCTGGCTTCTATTCAGAGTGAATATATTTTGTATCTTATCGGAATATCCGTTTTTTCTTCACTGTTATCTACCAATATTAGTTTGTTTATTGGAACACAGGATATTAGGAAGTTTAATGTTTATACTGTTTTACAGCAACTTGTCCATATTATCTTTATCGGAATATTGGTGTACCTGTTTGGTAAAAAAGATGTTTCAGTATACTTTCTTGCACAAATCGGGTGTCTGGCACTTCTTTTTCTAACCAGCTTTTTTCAGATCATCAAAAAATGCAATCTTTCTGAAATATCATTCAGTAAAGATGTTGCCAGGAATATGTTTGAATACGGCTGGAAAACCCAGCTGAGCGCTTTTGTTCAATTTCTGAACTATAGACTTTCCTTTTATTTCCTGGAATATTTTGAGGGTATTGCCAGTGTAGGAATCTTTTCTATCGGAGTTACTTTTTCTGAAGCTATATGGACGATTACCCGCAGTATTGCCGTGGTTTTATATTCAGATGTGGTTAATAGTAAAAGCAGGGAAGAATCGGTAGGGAAAACCAAGGATTCTTTAAAACTGACGTTTATTCTGATGATAGGTTTTGTACTGGGAATCATTATCATCCCGTCACAGATCTATGAAATTATTTTTGGAAGAGAATTCAGACATACCAAAGAAATCATGCTTCTCTTATCTCCGGGTATTTTTGCCATTGCTGTAAGTGATATGGTAGGGCATTACTTCTCAGGAATGAGGGAGCTAAAGATTCTCAATGTAAAATCAATAGTCGGATTGGTTGTTACGGTGGTATTTTCTTTCATTGCAATACCAAGATGGGGAATTTTGGGCGCTTGTCTTGCCACTACATCATCATATTTGGTTTCAGCCTTCCTGCTGTTCCGGAAATTTTATAGTTCTACTACATTCAGTTTGAAAGATTACATGGTCTCAAAAGAGGAAATTCAGCTTTTAAAAGAAAAGTTTTTGAAGAAATAA
- a CDS encoding glycosyltransferase, which produces MPKVLFLTTSHSYNDDRIFYHQAKALRDNGYEVKICSLYADYKGVIDGIEIESYAVLEESIEKKMETFRKVCDNFQPQTIICSEPLAVVASKKFVKEYNASCIYDVTEWYPSMSMLQKYRFPTKIIKAVKFSLIQLYAGFLSTHFIFGEITKKFPLAYFFGFKKQMILPYYPDSFYIKESIKQLDADAITLCYTGQISKDKGIENFFNAVDKLRQKLPTLHIKILIIGSTVEKNDELYFSALLKKYSFNTVELRKPVTFERFTEAFAAADICFDLREISFENNHSLPIKLFYFMGAGKPVIYSNLEGIRKNMGSLSFGSLVDPHNTDAISEVILNYIRNPELYDLYALNARKEFEEKYNWSTIKESFVDFVKRSIDK; this is translated from the coding sequence ATGCCTAAAGTACTTTTTTTAACGACATCCCACAGCTATAATGATGACCGTATTTTTTATCATCAGGCAAAGGCTCTTAGAGATAATGGGTATGAAGTAAAAATATGCAGCTTGTATGCAGATTATAAAGGAGTTATTGACGGAATTGAAATAGAATCCTATGCCGTTCTGGAAGAAAGTATAGAAAAGAAAATGGAAACATTCCGTAAGGTTTGTGACAATTTTCAACCCCAGACTATCATTTGTTCCGAACCTCTTGCTGTGGTGGCTTCAAAGAAATTTGTAAAAGAATATAATGCAAGCTGTATCTATGATGTTACAGAATGGTATCCTTCGATGTCAATGCTTCAGAAATACCGTTTTCCAACTAAAATTATTAAGGCAGTAAAATTTTCTCTTATTCAGTTATATGCAGGGTTTTTAAGCACTCATTTTATATTTGGTGAAATTACCAAAAAATTTCCGCTGGCCTATTTTTTTGGATTCAAAAAACAAATGATTCTTCCTTATTATCCGGATTCTTTTTATATCAAAGAAAGTATAAAACAGCTTGATGCGGATGCAATTACGCTCTGTTACACAGGCCAGATTTCTAAAGATAAAGGCATTGAGAATTTTTTCAATGCAGTAGATAAGCTCAGGCAAAAATTACCAACACTTCACATTAAGATTCTGATTATCGGATCGACGGTTGAAAAAAATGATGAACTTTATTTTTCAGCATTACTGAAGAAATATTCTTTTAATACTGTTGAGCTTAGAAAACCTGTGACTTTTGAACGGTTTACAGAAGCATTTGCAGCAGCAGATATATGTTTTGACCTTCGGGAAATCAGTTTTGAAAACAACCACTCATTGCCGATAAAATTGTTTTACTTTATGGGAGCAGGAAAACCGGTGATCTATTCAAACTTGGAAGGAATCCGAAAAAATATGGGTTCGCTTTCATTTGGCAGTTTGGTAGATCCACACAATACTGATGCTATTTCAGAAGTTATCCTCAATTATATAAGAAACCCGGAGCTTTATGATTTGTATGCTCTCAATGCCCGGAAAGAATTTGAAGAAAAATATAATTGGAGCACGATAAAAGAGTCTTTTGTTGATTTTGTGAAAAGATCTATTGATAAATAA
- a CDS encoding (Fe-S)-binding protein, producing the protein MDFNIKTMAEYAAEGKAPEVLFWVGCAGSFDDRAKKITKAFCKILNKIGVEFAVLGQEESCTGDPAKRAGNEFVFQMMALTNIEVLNAYEVKKIVTACPHCFNTLKNEYPSLGGHFEVVHHTQFLKTLMEEGRLKIEGGAFKGKKITFHDPCYLGRANDEYEAPRMLLEKLDAELVEMKRCKTNGLCCGAGGAQMFKEPEKGKKDINIERTEEALSFEPKVIATGCPFCNTMMTDGVKHFNKNTEVAVKDIVELLAEAEDL; encoded by the coding sequence ATGGATTTCAATATAAAAACAATGGCAGAATATGCTGCCGAAGGAAAAGCCCCGGAAGTTTTATTTTGGGTTGGATGTGCGGGAAGCTTTGATGACCGTGCTAAAAAAATTACAAAAGCATTTTGCAAGATATTAAATAAGATAGGAGTAGAATTTGCAGTTTTGGGACAGGAAGAAAGCTGTACCGGAGACCCTGCAAAAAGAGCGGGAAATGAATTCGTTTTCCAGATGATGGCCCTTACGAATATTGAAGTGCTGAATGCCTACGAAGTAAAGAAAATCGTAACGGCTTGCCCACACTGTTTCAATACCCTGAAAAATGAATATCCAAGCTTAGGCGGCCACTTTGAGGTAGTACACCATACGCAGTTCCTTAAAACCTTAATGGAAGAAGGAAGACTGAAAATAGAAGGTGGAGCATTCAAAGGGAAAAAAATAACTTTCCATGATCCTTGTTACCTGGGACGTGCCAATGACGAATATGAAGCTCCAAGAATGCTTCTTGAAAAGCTGGATGCAGAGCTTGTAGAAATGAAGCGTTGCAAAACCAACGGACTTTGCTGTGGAGCAGGGGGAGCACAGATGTTTAAAGAACCTGAAAAAGGAAAGAAAGACATCAATATTGAAAGAACAGAAGAAGCCTTATCTTTTGAACCAAAGGTAATTGCTACAGGATGCCCTTTCTGTAATACCATGATGACGGATGGTGTAAAACACTTTAATAAAAATACCGAAGTTGCCGTAAAAGATATCGTTGAACTTCTTGCTGAAGCAGAAGATTTATAA